In Acidimicrobiia bacterium, the following proteins share a genomic window:
- a CDS encoding MOSC domain-containing protein, producing MDGRTSETCAECGFDARDWTVQDAVSLLDALGLWWQLATSDLPATAVNRRPGPTVWSALEYGVHSALVTAVLRAGIETILARDGSTLPAPPAAEPTPSGAPPELDARTVAGDLEREGHALAALARGAAPEAWAHAGHVGDHTVQAEAALFHAVHDATHHWMDVGRGLAALGAGAPAAAGRVTHVNVSNGGVPKRPIDRGSLGRRGLDGDHQAERRHHGRPFQAVCVWSADVIDALARAGHPIAPGSAGENLTLSGVDWATLRPGTRLRVGSALTELSFPATPCAKQTRWFADGDFRRIGHDRNPQWTRWYGWVREPGVVQPGDAVVVQPGDPDPSAEGRGTATGRAGRASGP from the coding sequence GTGGACGGCCGGACGTCGGAGACCTGTGCCGAGTGCGGCTTCGACGCCCGGGACTGGACCGTTCAGGACGCCGTCTCCCTCCTCGACGCCCTCGGTCTCTGGTGGCAGCTGGCGACGAGCGATCTCCCTGCGACGGCGGTGAACCGTCGTCCCGGCCCGACGGTGTGGTCGGCGCTCGAGTACGGCGTCCACAGCGCCTTGGTCACCGCGGTGCTGCGGGCCGGCATCGAGACGATCCTCGCCCGTGACGGCAGCACCCTGCCGGCGCCGCCGGCGGCCGAACCGACGCCGAGCGGAGCGCCACCGGAGCTGGACGCCCGGACCGTGGCCGGTGACCTCGAGCGGGAGGGCCACGCGCTCGCCGCCCTCGCGCGCGGCGCCGCCCCCGAGGCCTGGGCACACGCGGGACACGTCGGGGACCACACCGTCCAGGCCGAGGCCGCACTGTTCCACGCCGTCCACGACGCCACGCACCACTGGATGGACGTGGGCCGCGGCCTCGCCGCCCTCGGCGCCGGCGCCCCGGCCGCCGCCGGGCGGGTCACCCACGTGAACGTGTCGAACGGCGGCGTGCCGAAGCGCCCGATCGACCGCGGCTCGCTCGGCCGCCGCGGCCTCGACGGCGACCACCAAGCCGAGCGCCGGCACCACGGACGGCCGTTCCAGGCTGTCTGCGTGTGGTCGGCCGACGTCATCGACGCCTTGGCCCGAGCCGGCCACCCGATCGCCCCCGGGTCGGCCGGCGAGAACCTCACCCTGTCGGGGGTCGACTGGGCCACGCTGCGCCCCGGTACCCGCCTCCGGGTCGGCAGCGCCCTCACCGAGCTGTCGTTCCCGGCCACGCCGTGCGCGAAGCAGACCCGGTGGTTCGCCGACGGCGACTTCCGGCGCATCGGCCACGACCGCAACCCCCAGTGGACCCGCTGGTACGGCTGGGTCCGCGAGCCCGGTGTCGTGCAGCCCGGCGACGCCGTCGTGGTGCAGCCGGGCGACCCCGATCCGTCCGCAGAGGGGCGGGGGACTGCGACCGGCCGAGCGGGTCGCGCCTCCGGGCCGTGA
- a CDS encoding cytochrome P450: MALTLESIDIYDPDGYVEAPPHEAFEYLRREQPVYRQAMPDGTAYWAVLRHADVVEVARQPTLFSAQVGGVVLEDQPAAQLEQTKNMLLMMDPPRHSGLRRETAPYFKARSMARLEERVREICRHIMATGAERRDVEFVHDLAAMLPSQVFGELLGIPESDRAQINRWAEQTTGGQDPELNPGGYTHAESEGSVAMAMYGMEYARRRRGAGGDDVGAQLLATEIDGRPMSDLEFGYFFVQLVTAGNDTTRTMLSSGVLALLEHPDQLAELRRDRSLLPGAVEEILRWANPLHYFRRTASADAVVHGQPIAAGEKLAMIYTSANRDGDVFADPHRFDIHRDPNPHLSFGIAEHFCLGVHLARLEGRVFLDELLSAFPRLELTGEPRRQRSNLNNALKDLPMRLGA; encoded by the coding sequence GTGGCGCTGACGCTCGAGTCCATCGACATCTACGATCCCGACGGGTACGTCGAGGCCCCGCCGCACGAGGCGTTCGAGTACCTGCGCCGCGAGCAGCCGGTCTACCGCCAGGCCATGCCGGACGGCACCGCCTACTGGGCCGTGCTCCGCCACGCCGACGTCGTCGAGGTGGCGCGCCAGCCGACCCTGTTCTCGGCTCAGGTCGGCGGGGTCGTGCTCGAGGACCAGCCGGCGGCCCAGCTCGAGCAGACGAAGAACATGCTGCTGATGATGGACCCGCCTCGTCACAGCGGGCTGCGGCGCGAGACCGCCCCGTACTTCAAAGCGCGGTCGATGGCCCGCCTCGAGGAGCGGGTGCGCGAGATCTGCCGGCACATCATGGCCACGGGCGCCGAGCGCCGCGACGTCGAGTTCGTCCACGACCTGGCGGCGATGCTCCCGTCGCAGGTGTTCGGCGAGCTGCTCGGCATCCCCGAGTCGGACCGGGCCCAGATCAACCGGTGGGCCGAGCAGACCACGGGCGGTCAGGATCCCGAGCTGAACCCCGGTGGCTACACCCACGCGGAGAGCGAAGGCTCGGTCGCGATGGCGATGTACGGCATGGAGTACGCGCGGCGGCGTCGTGGTGCCGGCGGTGACGACGTCGGCGCGCAGCTCCTCGCCACCGAGATCGACGGGCGGCCGATGTCGGACCTCGAGTTCGGCTACTTCTTCGTCCAGCTCGTCACGGCCGGCAACGACACCACCCGGACGATGCTCTCGTCGGGGGTGCTCGCGCTCTTGGAGCACCCCGACCAGCTGGCCGAGCTCCGCCGGGACCGGTCGCTCCTGCCCGGCGCGGTCGAGGAGATCCTGCGCTGGGCGAACCCGCTCCACTACTTCCGGCGCACCGCCAGCGCCGACGCGGTCGTGCACGGCCAGCCGATCGCCGCGGGCGAGAAGCTGGCCATGATCTACACGTCGGCGAACCGCGACGGCGACGTGTTCGCCGACCCGCACCGCTTCGACATCCACCGGGACCCGAACCCGCACCTGTCGTTCGGGATCGCCGAGCACTTCTGCCTCGGCGTCCACCTGGCTCGCCTCGAGGGCCGCGTCTTCCTGGACGAGCTCCTGAGCGCGTTTCCACGCTTGGAGCTCACCGGCGAGCCTCGCCGGCAGCGCTCGAACCTGAACAACGCGCTGAAAGACCTGCCCATGCGACTCGGCGCCTGA
- a CDS encoding DUF427 domain-containing protein produces the protein MSEQRRGRVEIEPGAKRVRTYLGGEVVADTHQPLLVWEVPYYPAYYFPRGDVRTELLSPSDRTEHSPSRGEARYYHVKGGASVAEDAAWAYPDSPIEALRDLIRFDWYSMDAWFEEDEEVYVHPRDPHTRVDILPSSRHVEVIVDGVTVAETRKPTLLFETGLPPRFYVPKVDVRMDLLVPSDTTSGCPYKGLARYWSVRTGRGAVEDLAWSYPTPLPESQKIAGLVCFYNERVDLRVDGDTLARPHTKFS, from the coding sequence ATGAGCGAGCAGCGACGAGGCCGGGTCGAGATCGAGCCCGGGGCGAAGCGGGTGCGCACCTACCTCGGCGGCGAGGTCGTCGCCGACACCCACCAGCCGTTGCTGGTGTGGGAGGTGCCCTACTACCCGGCGTACTACTTCCCTCGTGGTGACGTGCGCACGGAGCTGCTGAGCCCGTCGGACCGCACCGAGCACTCACCGAGTCGTGGCGAGGCGCGCTACTACCACGTCAAGGGCGGCGCCTCGGTCGCCGAGGACGCCGCCTGGGCCTACCCCGACTCGCCGATCGAGGCGCTGCGCGACCTCATCCGGTTCGACTGGTACTCGATGGACGCCTGGTTCGAGGAGGACGAGGAGGTGTACGTGCACCCGCGCGACCCGCACACGCGGGTGGACATCCTCCCCAGCTCCCGGCACGTCGAGGTGATCGTCGACGGCGTGACCGTCGCCGAGACCCGGAAGCCCACGCTGCTGTTCGAGACCGGGCTGCCGCCGCGGTTCTACGTGCCAAAGGTCGACGTCCGCATGGACCTGCTCGTCCCGTCGGACACGACGTCGGGCTGCCCGTACAAGGGACTCGCGCGGTACTGGTCCGTCCGCACGGGGCGCGGCGCCGTCGAGGACCTGGCGTGGTCGTACCCGACGCCGCTGCCCGAGAGCCAGAAGATCGCCGGCCTGGTCTGCTTCTACAACGAGCGGGTCGACCTGCGAGTGGACGGGGACACGCTGGCACGCCCACACACCAAGTTCTCGTGA
- a CDS encoding class I SAM-dependent methyltransferase, protein MLVGPSADPNRFARDLFTGLPKRYDTLEELLSLGQNRRWRRAMVDRIVPAAPRRVLDVATGTAGVARQLERRTGAAVVGVDLTEAMLRRGQAAVRADGAADRVTLLAGRAEALPFPDASFDGLTFTYLLRYVADPAATLRELARVLEPGAAVASLEFCVPPNRFWRLWWWLYTRLALPAASALGGRAWFRVGRFLGPNISAHYRRYPLDSTVDALRAAGFVDVGARTMSLGGGVVMWGTRGGG, encoded by the coding sequence ATGCTCGTCGGCCCATCGGCGGATCCCAATCGCTTCGCCCGAGACCTCTTCACGGGGCTCCCCAAGCGTTACGACACGCTCGAGGAGCTGCTGTCGCTGGGTCAGAACCGCCGCTGGCGCCGCGCGATGGTCGACCGGATCGTACCGGCCGCCCCGCGGCGGGTGCTCGACGTGGCGACCGGCACCGCGGGGGTGGCGCGGCAGCTCGAGCGTCGCACCGGGGCCGCGGTCGTCGGCGTCGACCTGACCGAGGCGATGCTGCGCCGCGGCCAGGCCGCGGTGCGCGCCGACGGCGCCGCCGACCGGGTGACGCTGCTCGCCGGGCGCGCCGAGGCGCTGCCGTTCCCCGACGCCAGCTTCGACGGGCTCACGTTCACGTACCTGCTGCGCTACGTCGCCGACCCGGCCGCCACCCTGCGCGAGCTGGCGCGGGTGCTGGAGCCGGGCGCGGCGGTGGCGAGCCTCGAGTTCTGCGTGCCCCCCAACCGGTTCTGGCGCCTCTGGTGGTGGCTGTACACGCGGCTGGCGCTGCCGGCCGCCAGCGCGCTCGGGGGTCGGGCCTGGTTCCGGGTCGGGCGGTTCCTCGGCCCGAACATCTCTGCGCACTACCGGCGCTACCCGCTCGACTCGACGGTCGACGCGCTCCGAGCGGCGGGGTTCGTGGACGTCGGGGCCCGCACGATGAGCCTCGGCGGCGGGGTGGTCATGTGGGGGACCCGCGGCGGTGGCTGA
- a CDS encoding NAD(P)/FAD-dependent oxidoreductase — MGGDRFDVAVVGAGPAGSAAALVLARAGARVALIDKAAFPRDKACGDLVGPRGVRVLDDLGLPVPGAVPVGDMLVTGPTHSVRLPSRAGRTYPGHGVVVPRRDFDSMLRDAAVAAGAEPRVGRAEAPVVGDHGVEGCTLTSGPTVRADVVIGADGALSGVARWAGLVQPERVLWGFATRAYVDQAVALPEICWWEPTPWRAFPGYGWLFPGPGDTANVGLGCGVLADRGAAAAVARGLPGFLEDLVRRGLLARAPATDGSASLGGWLKLGMVGTLPAVGRVLLVGDAAGLVNPLQGEGIAQALESGRAAAEAVLAGPAGAADRYRGFLAARYAPYHAATAPVHAALLPRPRAVALLARTLTAPGLGRLLAGGWALYWNELLDGATPGAARAVAVAADRGFRAGAAGGAIHRWFRSTLGSGSRRGGPEPAPPQLSLASSGKSAKRRSLPR; from the coding sequence GTGGGTGGTGACCGGTTCGACGTCGCCGTCGTCGGCGCCGGGCCCGCGGGCAGCGCCGCCGCGCTCGTGCTGGCCCGTGCTGGCGCCCGCGTGGCGCTGATCGACAAGGCGGCCTTCCCGCGCGACAAGGCCTGCGGCGACCTGGTCGGGCCGCGGGGGGTGCGGGTGCTCGACGACCTCGGCCTGCCCGTGCCCGGCGCGGTCCCGGTCGGCGACATGCTCGTCACCGGGCCCACCCACTCCGTGCGCCTGCCGAGCCGCGCCGGCCGCACCTACCCCGGCCACGGCGTCGTGGTGCCCCGTCGCGACTTCGATTCCATGCTGCGCGACGCCGCCGTCGCCGCCGGCGCCGAGCCGCGCGTGGGTCGGGCCGAAGCGCCCGTCGTCGGCGACCACGGCGTCGAGGGCTGCACGCTGACCTCGGGACCCACGGTGCGCGCCGACGTCGTCATCGGCGCCGACGGGGCGCTGAGCGGGGTGGCGCGATGGGCGGGACTCGTGCAGCCCGAGCGCGTCCTCTGGGGCTTCGCGACGCGGGCCTACGTCGACCAGGCGGTCGCGCTGCCGGAGATCTGCTGGTGGGAGCCCACACCGTGGCGCGCCTTCCCCGGCTACGGGTGGCTCTTCCCGGGGCCGGGCGACACCGCGAACGTCGGTCTCGGGTGCGGGGTCCTCGCCGATCGGGGCGCGGCGGCGGCGGTGGCCCGAGGCCTCCCGGGCTTCCTCGAGGACTTGGTCCGGCGCGGCCTCCTGGCCCGCGCGCCCGCGACCGACGGCTCGGCCTCGCTCGGCGGGTGGCTGAAGCTCGGCATGGTCGGGACCCTGCCCGCGGTCGGGCGGGTGCTGCTGGTCGGCGACGCCGCCGGCCTCGTGAACCCGCTCCAGGGCGAGGGCATCGCGCAGGCCCTCGAGAGCGGCCGCGCCGCGGCGGAGGCCGTGCTGGCGGGTCCGGCGGGCGCCGCCGACCGCTACCGCGGCTTCCTCGCCGCCCGCTACGCGCCATACCACGCCGCGACCGCCCCGGTGCACGCCGCGCTCCTCCCCCGCCCTCGCGCCGTGGCGCTCCTGGCCCGCACCCTCACCGCGCCCGGGCTGGGCCGGCTGCTCGCCGGTGGGTGGGCGCTGTACTGGAACGAGCTCCTGGACGGGGCCACGCCGGGGGCGGCGCGGGCGGTCGCGGTGGCCGCCGACCGCGGGTTCCGGGCCGGCGCCGCCGGCGGCGCGATCCATCGCTGGTTCCGGTCGACCCTCGGCTCGGGGTCCCGCCGAGGCGGGCCCGAGCCGGCCCCGCCTCAGTTGAGCTTGGCGTCGAGCGGGAAGTCGGCGAAGAGACGCTCCTTGCCGCGCTGA
- a CDS encoding YqgE/AlgH family protein, protein MSESTRGRLLVATPDLEDPNFFRTVVLVLEHTSDGAVGVVLNRPSPGTAVGASLPAWAALATEPPVVFVGGPVQPEAAIGLARRHDQAEPDGFAPLFDDLGTVDLERDPEQVLPRVDRLRVFAGYAGWGPTQLEAELDAGGWFVLPAEPSDPWSAAPEGMWRAVLRRQRGKERLFADFPLDAKLN, encoded by the coding sequence GTGAGCGAGTCGACGCGAGGCCGCCTGCTGGTGGCGACCCCCGACCTCGAGGACCCGAACTTCTTCCGCACCGTCGTGCTGGTCCTCGAGCACACGTCGGACGGCGCCGTCGGCGTGGTGCTGAACCGCCCGTCGCCGGGCACGGCGGTCGGCGCGTCCCTGCCCGCGTGGGCGGCGCTGGCGACCGAGCCGCCGGTCGTGTTCGTGGGCGGCCCGGTGCAGCCCGAGGCCGCCATCGGGCTGGCCCGGCGCCACGACCAGGCCGAGCCGGACGGGTTCGCCCCGCTGTTCGACGACCTCGGCACCGTCGACCTCGAGCGCGACCCCGAGCAGGTCCTGCCGCGCGTGGACCGGCTCCGGGTCTTCGCCGGGTACGCGGGCTGGGGGCCCACGCAGCTCGAGGCCGAGCTCGACGCCGGCGGATGGTTCGTCCTTCCCGCCGAGCCGTCCGACCCGTGGTCGGCGGCGCCCGAGGGGATGTGGCGGGCCGTGCTGCGGCGTCAGCGCGGCAAGGAGCGTCTCTTCGCCGACTTCCCGCTCGACGCCAAGCTCAACTGA
- a CDS encoding amidohydrolase family protein, with protein MIVSVDDHVVEPAHVWATWLPERFRERGPRVERHGLAGLRMVGPAVYEHEFDDAAPPCDIWFYEDLVVPLKRHIAAVGFDRDDMTLSPITYDEMRDGCYDPKARVDDMLLNHVEASLCFPTFPRFCGQTFAEAQDKELAMACVRAYNDWMVEEWCGDSDRHLVPLTLVPLWDVDACVAEVRRNAERGVRAVCFSEIPAHLGLPSIHSGDWDPFLAACAETGTVVCMHIGSSSKMPATSADAPPAVQATLSFGNAMASMSDFLFSGVLVRHPDLKLAYSEGQIGWIPYILERADDVWQEHRAWGGVRDQVPDPPSSYYYRQIFGCFFRDQHGLRSLDEVGVDNITFETDYPHTDSTWPHTKEVAEKMFAGLDDDTVAKICRGNAIRMLSLDLD; from the coding sequence ATGATCGTGAGCGTCGACGACCACGTCGTGGAGCCCGCCCACGTCTGGGCGACGTGGCTGCCGGAGCGCTTCCGCGAGCGGGGCCCGCGCGTCGAGCGTCACGGGCTGGCCGGGCTGCGGATGGTCGGCCCCGCCGTGTACGAGCACGAGTTCGACGACGCCGCGCCGCCGTGCGACATCTGGTTCTACGAGGACCTGGTGGTCCCGTTGAAGCGCCACATCGCCGCCGTCGGGTTCGACCGGGACGACATGACGCTCTCGCCGATCACCTACGACGAGATGCGCGACGGCTGCTACGACCCGAAGGCGCGCGTCGACGACATGCTGCTGAACCACGTCGAGGCGTCCCTCTGCTTCCCGACCTTCCCGCGCTTCTGCGGCCAGACCTTCGCCGAGGCCCAGGACAAGGAGCTGGCGATGGCCTGCGTCCGGGCCTACAACGACTGGATGGTCGAGGAGTGGTGCGGCGACAGCGACCGCCATCTCGTGCCCCTCACCCTCGTGCCGCTCTGGGACGTCGACGCCTGCGTGGCGGAGGTGCGGCGCAACGCCGAGCGCGGCGTCCGGGCCGTCTGCTTCAGCGAGATCCCGGCCCACCTCGGGCTGCCCAGCATCCACTCGGGCGACTGGGACCCGTTCCTCGCCGCCTGCGCCGAGACCGGGACGGTGGTGTGCATGCACATCGGGTCGTCGTCGAAGATGCCGGCCACGTCGGCCGACGCGCCCCCGGCGGTGCAGGCCACCCTGTCGTTCGGCAACGCCATGGCCTCGATGAGCGACTTCCTGTTCTCCGGCGTGCTGGTGCGGCACCCCGACCTCAAGCTCGCCTACTCCGAGGGCCAGATCGGCTGGATCCCGTACATCCTCGAGCGCGCCGACGACGTCTGGCAGGAGCACCGGGCCTGGGGCGGGGTGCGGGATCAGGTGCCGGACCCGCCCTCCAGCTACTACTACCGCCAGATCTTCGGGTGCTTCTTCCGGGACCAGCACGGGCTGCGGTCCCTCGACGAGGTGGGCGTCGACAACATCACCTTCGAGACCGACTATCCGCACACCGACTCGACGTGGCCGCACACCAAGGAGGTGGCGGAGAAGATGTTTGCCGGGCTCGACGACGACACCGTCGCCAAGATCTGTCGAGGCAACGCGATTCGCATGCTGAGCCTCGACCTCGACTAG
- a CDS encoding NADP-dependent oxidoreductase: MSPANRQVRLRQRPVGLVDDATFEVVEEPLADLAPGEYRVRIAYLSIDPTNRVWIREEPSYLPPVRLGEVMRGGAVGEVVESRNDDYPVGAPVLGMLGWQEYATCGPDVTARVVPSGIPLPHLLGVYGTTGITAYFGMLDVAQPQPGDTAVVSGAAGATGSVAGQIAKIQGARVIGIAGTPEKCDWLTGELGFDAAVNYRTEDVGRRLHELAPEGIDVFFDNVGGATLDTVLTQLAIGARVALCGAISTYNESDRPAPIHSYMNLVVKRARMQGFLVLDYLDRFPEAVLQLVAWVEEGRIRWRDHIVDGLHQAPRALNMLFTGENTGKLMVRVGPDPSG; this comes from the coding sequence GTGTCGCCCGCCAACCGGCAGGTCCGCCTGCGGCAGCGCCCGGTCGGCCTGGTGGACGACGCCACCTTCGAGGTCGTGGAGGAGCCGCTCGCCGACCTCGCCCCGGGCGAGTACCGGGTCCGGATCGCCTACCTGTCGATCGACCCGACGAACCGGGTGTGGATCCGGGAGGAGCCGAGCTACCTCCCGCCGGTCCGGCTCGGCGAGGTGATGCGGGGCGGCGCCGTCGGCGAGGTCGTCGAGTCCCGCAACGACGACTACCCCGTCGGCGCCCCGGTGCTCGGGATGCTGGGCTGGCAGGAGTACGCCACCTGCGGCCCCGACGTCACCGCCCGGGTGGTGCCGTCGGGCATCCCGCTCCCGCACCTGCTCGGCGTCTACGGCACCACCGGCATCACGGCCTACTTCGGCATGCTCGACGTCGCCCAGCCGCAGCCCGGCGACACCGCCGTGGTCTCGGGCGCCGCCGGCGCCACCGGGTCGGTGGCGGGCCAGATCGCCAAGATCCAGGGCGCGCGGGTGATCGGGATCGCGGGCACGCCCGAGAAGTGCGACTGGCTCACCGGCGAGCTCGGGTTCGACGCCGCCGTCAACTACCGCACCGAGGACGTCGGTCGCCGGCTTCACGAGCTGGCCCCGGAGGGGATCGACGTGTTCTTCGACAACGTCGGCGGCGCCACCCTCGACACCGTCCTCACCCAGCTCGCGATCGGCGCCCGCGTCGCGCTCTGCGGCGCCATCTCGACCTACAACGAGTCCGACCGCCCGGCCCCGATCCACTCCTACATGAACCTGGTCGTGAAGCGCGCCCGCATGCAGGGGTTCCTGGTCCTCGACTACCTCGACCGGTTCCCCGAGGCGGTGCTCCAGCTCGTGGCGTGGGTGGAGGAGGGGCGGATCCGCTGGCGCGACCACATCGTCGACGGCCTCCACCAGGCCCCGCGGGCGTTGAACATGCTCTTCACCGGCGAGAACACCGGGAAGCTCATGGTGCGCGTCGGTCCCGACCCGAGCGGATGA
- a CDS encoding ABC transporter permease produces the protein MADTTLSTTVPAPLGVRREGALVRNLRAIIMVWVRDLIRLKRTPTRIVTGVAQPLLFLFVLGAGLQHLIGSQRAGGVDYQQYLFPGILAMSVLTSSLFSAIAIVWDREFGFMREMLVAPVSRSSLVLGKALGGGSVAVVQGLILVVAAPAVGVDLTVGRFFSMVGFLLLLAFALTAFGIVVASRMQRMESFQMVMALVLQPMLFLSGAIFPLVALPAWLGVVTRLNPATYGVDAIRRVLLPGIAPLTIFSWTVPLWADALLTVTFGTLMLALAVRLFSRTE, from the coding sequence GTGGCCGACACCACCCTCTCGACGACCGTCCCCGCGCCGCTCGGGGTCCGCCGCGAGGGCGCCCTCGTGCGGAACCTGCGCGCCATCATCATGGTGTGGGTCCGCGACCTGATCCGGCTCAAGCGGACACCGACGCGGATCGTCACCGGCGTGGCCCAGCCGCTGCTGTTCCTCTTCGTCCTCGGCGCCGGTCTCCAGCACCTGATCGGCTCGCAACGCGCCGGCGGCGTCGACTACCAGCAGTACCTGTTCCCCGGCATCCTCGCCATGTCGGTGCTCACGTCGTCGCTGTTCTCGGCCATCGCCATCGTCTGGGACCGCGAGTTCGGGTTCATGCGCGAGATGCTGGTCGCGCCCGTGTCTCGTTCGTCGCTCGTCCTCGGCAAGGCGCTCGGCGGCGGCTCGGTGGCGGTCGTGCAGGGCCTGATCCTCGTCGTGGCCGCGCCGGCGGTCGGCGTCGACCTGACCGTCGGGCGCTTCTTCTCGATGGTCGGCTTCCTGCTCCTGCTCGCCTTCGCCCTCACCGCGTTCGGCATCGTCGTGGCCAGCCGCATGCAGCGCATGGAGAGCTTCCAGATGGTCATGGCGCTCGTGCTGCAGCCGATGCTCTTCCTCTCGGGGGCGATCTTCCCCCTCGTCGCCCTGCCCGCGTGGCTCGGCGTCGTGACCCGGCTGAACCCCGCGACGTACGGCGTCGACGCCATCCGAAGGGTGCTGCTGCCTGGAATCGCGCCGCTCACGATCTTCAGCTGGACCGTGCCGCTGTGGGCCGACGCGCTCCTCACCGTGACCTTCGGCACGCTGATGCTGGCGCTGGCCGTGCGCCTCTTCTCCCGCACCGAGTAG
- a CDS encoding ATP-binding cassette domain-containing protein, whose protein sequence is MSEPAVVVDGLVKRFGGFAAVDDVSFTVEPGELFGFLGPNGAGKTTTISILCTLLEPTAGIARVAGRDVVLEQAAVRASIGLVFQEVTLDDYLTGAENLRFHAVLYGVPPSEVRERARPLLDMVGLSERADQQVRFYSGGMKRRLEIARGLMHAPRVLFLDEPTIGLDPQTRQHIWSYVDSLRRRQSTTMFLTTHYMDEAERCDRIAIIDQGRIVAIDTPDALKASIGADTVTVATSDDEAASRALRDGFGLDVETTEEGVRFRVPDGEGFVPRMFEHLRAGVRSVNVRRPSLDDVFMEYTGRELRDADAGTADQFRMNAMVRGFRRT, encoded by the coding sequence GTGAGCGAGCCGGCGGTCGTGGTCGACGGCCTCGTCAAGCGGTTCGGGGGGTTCGCGGCGGTCGACGACGTCTCATTCACCGTGGAGCCCGGCGAGCTCTTCGGCTTCCTGGGGCCGAACGGCGCCGGCAAGACCACGACCATCTCGATCCTCTGCACGCTGCTCGAACCCACCGCCGGGATCGCTCGGGTCGCGGGCCGGGACGTCGTCCTCGAGCAGGCCGCGGTCCGCGCCAGCATCGGCCTCGTCTTCCAGGAGGTCACCCTCGACGACTACCTGACCGGGGCGGAGAACCTTCGCTTCCACGCCGTGCTCTACGGCGTGCCGCCCTCGGAGGTGCGGGAGCGGGCCCGACCCCTCCTCGACATGGTCGGGCTCAGCGAGCGCGCCGACCAGCAGGTGCGCTTCTACTCGGGCGGCATGAAGCGGCGGCTCGAGATCGCCCGCGGCCTCATGCACGCGCCTCGGGTCCTCTTCCTCGACGAGCCGACCATCGGGCTGGACCCCCAGACCCGCCAGCACATCTGGAGCTACGTGGACAGCCTCCGCCGACGCCAGTCGACCACCATGTTCCTCACCACGCACTACATGGACGAGGCCGAGCGCTGCGACCGGATCGCGATCATCGACCAGGGCCGGATCGTCGCCATCGACACCCCGGACGCGCTGAAGGCATCGATCGGGGCCGACACCGTCACCGTCGCCACGAGCGACGACGAGGCCGCGAGCCGGGCCCTCCGCGACGGCTTCGGCCTCGACGTCGAGACGACCGAGGAGGGCGTGCGCTTCCGGGTGCCCGACGGCGAGGGCTTCGTGCCGCGCATGTTCGAGCACCTGCGAGCCGGCGTGCGCAGCGTCAACGTCCGGCGGCCGAGCCTCGACGACGTGTTCATGGAGTACACGGGTCGCGAGCTCCGGGACGCCGACGCCGGCACGGCCGACCAGTTCCGGATGAACGCCATGGTGCGCGGGTTCCGGAGGACCTGA
- a CDS encoding thioesterase family protein, giving the protein MLEFYDLVPTDDPRRWRLPVVRALCSGMGGLFGGAALGASVEVLERVTGRPLVWATAQYLAFARPPDVVELEVVEAARGHQSSQGRVLARVDGREIFTVVGALGRRHLDWSGSWAVRPDVPPVAESPVRPVAPHHRGTIAERLEMRLANARPLEALDGTPGDGRSALWARLPGIPATGAALAVVADYVPFGIGQALGHPTSSNSLDNTLRIVRPSHRHPTEWVLADVRVQAVADGFGHGVVHLWAEDGTLLATASQSTIVRRRRREGGADPDPEPATVT; this is encoded by the coding sequence ATGCTCGAGTTCTACGACCTCGTCCCGACCGACGACCCCCGGCGGTGGCGGCTCCCGGTCGTGCGCGCGCTGTGCTCCGGCATGGGCGGGCTCTTCGGCGGGGCCGCGCTCGGCGCCTCGGTCGAGGTGCTCGAGCGAGTCACCGGTCGTCCGCTGGTCTGGGCGACCGCCCAGTACCTCGCCTTCGCGCGGCCGCCCGACGTCGTCGAGCTCGAGGTGGTCGAGGCGGCGCGAGGGCACCAGTCGTCGCAGGGCCGCGTCCTGGCCCGCGTCGACGGGCGTGAGATCTTCACCGTCGTGGGCGCGCTCGGGCGTCGTCACCTGGACTGGTCCGGGTCGTGGGCGGTCCGACCCGACGTCCCCCCGGTCGCCGAGAGCCCGGTGCGGCCCGTCGCGCCCCACCATCGCGGCACGATCGCCGAGCGCCTGGAGATGCGGCTCGCCAACGCCCGGCCCCTCGAGGCTCTGGACGGCACGCCCGGCGACGGCCGCAGCGCGCTGTGGGCCCGCCTCCCGGGGATCCCGGCGACCGGCGCGGCGCTGGCGGTCGTCGCCGACTACGTGCCGTTCGGCATCGGCCAGGCCCTCGGGCACCCGACGTCGAGCAACAGCCTCGACAACACCCTCCGCATCGTGCGCCCCTCGCACCGTCACCCGACCGAGTGGGTCCTCGCCGACGTGCGCGTGCAGGCGGTTGCCGACGGCTTCGGTCACGGCGTCGTCCACCTCTGGGCGGAGGACGGCACGCTGCTCGCCACCGCCAGCCAGTCGACGATCGTCCGCCGCCGGCGCCGCGAGGGCGGCGCCGATCCTGATCCCGAGCCCGCGACCGTGACCTGA